From the Daucus carota subsp. sativus chromosome 8, DH1 v3.0, whole genome shotgun sequence genome, one window contains:
- the LOC108200110 gene encoding LOW QUALITY PROTEIN: protein TWIN LOV 1 (The sequence of the model RefSeq protein was modified relative to this genomic sequence to represent the inferred CDS: inserted 1 base in 1 codon): protein MGLGLIYGHKDREFGQVKLQLXMESQLDLIEQSFDFRYSLWVREALDGLPDCFTITDPCISGHPIVFASTEFLKMSGYSRHEVIGRNGSMFQGIKTNRRSVMEIREAIREERSVQVNILNYRKDGTPFWLLFHLCPVFSKEDGKVIHFVGVQVPILRKLKRSGTELAGNNGVRICENGSGLNENMFGCCRREVYSDSVAELDRVSALDLVLSDDKVDEPCKAGDIEKQKAVTAMNNIFSVLTHYSELTGRLVCGKRCCVPVTSPLGASLNISLGRIKQSFVLTDPHLNDMPIVYASDAFVKLTGYSRNEVLGRNCRFLSGQNTDPSTQFQIKESIRIEQPCTVCLLNYRKDMSSFWNYLHISPVRNASGKIAYFVGVQIDVTDKNQDEKCSGPHMRHLGAVGAVKVAVRVSSMGASTSM, encoded by the exons ATGGGATTGGGATTAATTTATGGTCATAAAGATAGAGAATTTGGACAAGTAAAACTGCAGT ATATGGAATCACAACTGGATTTGATTGAGCAATCATTTGATTTTCGATACTCGTTATGGGTTCGAGAAGCTCTAGATGGATTGCCTGATTGTTTTACCATAACTGATCCTTGCATTTCTGGTCACCCAATTGTATTTGCTTCGACTGAGTTCTTGAAAATGTCTGGTTACTCAAGGCATGAAGTGATTGGAAGGAATGGGAGTATGTTTCAGGGAATTAAGACTAATAGGAGATCAGTTATGGAGATAAGGGAGGCGATTCGGGAGGAGAGGAGTGTACAGGTTAATATATTGAATTATCGGAAAGATGGGACACCTTTTTGGTTGTTGTTTCATTTATGTCCTGTTTTTAGTAAGGAGGATGGAAAGGTTATTCATTTTGTTGGAGTTCAAGTACCGATTTTAAGGAAGCTGAAGCGGTCTGGTACGGAGCTTGCAGGGAATAATGGGGTTAGAATCTGTGAAAATGGGTCAGGGCTTAATGAGAATATGTTTGGGTGTTGTAGGAGGGAGGTCTACTCGGATTCTGTGGCAGAATTGGACCGTGTGTCAGCTTTGGATTTGGTGTTGAGCGATGATAAAG TTGATGAACCCTGCAAGGCAGGCGACATAGAGAAGCAAAAGGCTGTCACTGCAATGAACAACATATTTTCTGTGCTCACCCACTATAGCGAGCTAACTGGGAGATTAGTATGCGGAAAGAGATGCTGTGTACCTGTGACGAGTCCTCTGGGTGCGTCGTTAAATATATCTCTTGGTAGAATCAAACAGAGCTTTGTATT GACTGATCCTCATTTAAATGATATGCCCATTGTTTATGCAAGTGATGCATTCGTAAAATTGACAG GCTACAGTAGAAACGAAGTATTGGGACGGAATTGTAGATTCTTAAGTGGACAAAATACCGATCCCTCAACGCAGTTCCAG ATAAAGGAAAGTATACGAATTGAACAACCATGCACGGTATGCTTATTAAATTACAG AAAGGACATGAGCTCATTCTGGAACTATCTTCATATTTCACCTGTCCGAAATGCTTCTGGAAAG ATAGCATACTTTGTTGGTGTTCAGATAGATGTCACTGACAAAAACCAGGATGAAAAGTGCTCGGGTCCACACATGAGGCATCTTGGCGCTGTTGGAGCTGTCAAAGTGGCAGTAAGGGTCTCCTCGATGGGTGCCAGCACCTCCATGTGA
- the LOC108197069 gene encoding protein NRT1/ PTR FAMILY 4.6: protein MEVEHQLARWDGYVDWRNKPALRGRHGGMLAASFVLVVEILENLAFLANASNLVMYLSEHMHFSPKDSANSVTNFMGTAFLLALLGGFLSDAFLNTYFIYLSSAFLEFLGWLILTVQAQSASLRPAECEANVPCRRVGGAKAAMLFAGLYLAALGIGGIKGSLATHGAEQFDEDTPQGRKQRSTFFNYFVFSLATGALIAVTLVVWIEDNRGWVWGFGISTFTIFLSIPLFLAGSKFYRNKIPCGSPLTTILKVLAASALNTCVAVARSPNNAIASMSASPAFGTSMKMENQQMTKKSSKSLDLLETPSDSLKFLNRAVTRMPAHKLLECTVNEVEDVKIVLKILPVFGCTIMLNCCLAQLSTFSVQQAASMDTKLGSFKVPPASLPVFPVIFIMILAPVYDHLIIPFARKVTKTETGISHLQRIGIGLVLSIVAMGIAALVEIKRKRVATDTGLDTTQPLPITFFWIAFQYLCLGSADLFSLAGLLEFFFTEAPSSMRSLATSLSWASLAMGYFLSTVIVSIVNSATGSAKNKPWLSGPNLNHYHLERFYWLMCALSILNFLHYLFWANRYKYKALNKG from the exons ATG GAAGTGGAGCACCAGCTAGCCAGATGGGATGGTTATGTTGACTGGAGAAACAAACCTGCACTCAGAGGGAGACATGGTGGCATGCTGGCTGCCTCCTTTGTGCTTG TGGTTGAGATATTGGAGAACTTGGCATTTCTGGCCAATGCAAGCAATCTGGTCATGTATCTGTCGGAGCATATGCACTTTTCTCCGAAGGATTCAGCAAATTCGGTCACTAATTTCATGGGGACAGCCTTCCTTCTTGCCCTTCTTGGTGGCTTCTTGTCTGATGCTTTTCTCAACACTTATTTCATTTATCTCAGCAGTGCTTTCCTTGAATTCCTA GGTTGGCTGATACTAACCGTGCAAGCTCAATCAGCTTCTCTAAGGCCAGCAGAATGTGAAGCAAATGTTCCATGCCGCAGAGTTGGTGGCGCTAAGGCGGCAATGCTGTTTGCAGGCCTCTACCTAGCAGCACTCGGGATCGGAGGCATCAAAGGATCTCTGGCAACACATGGTGCTGAACAATTTGATGAGGACACTCCACAAGGAAGAAAGCAAAGATCAACTTTCTTCAACTACTTTGTATTTTCTCTGGCAACTGGAGCTCTTATTGCAGTCACATTGGTCGTATGGATTGAGGATAATAGAGGTTGGGTATGGGGTTTTGGGATTTCGACATTCACAATTTTCTTGTCGATTCCTCTCTTCCTTGCCGGTTCAAAGTTTTACAGGAACAAGATACCTTGTGGAAGCCCGCTGACAACCATACTTAAG GTGCTCGCCGCTTCTGCTTTGAATACTTGCGTTGCTGTGGCCAGAAGTCCAAACAATGCCATAGCAAGCATGTCCGCGAGCCCTGCCTTTGGAACATCGATGAAGATGGAAAATCAACAGATGACGAAGAAGAGTAGTAAGTCACTGGATCTTCTTGAAACTCCATCTGACAGTCTTAAATTTCTCAACAGAGCAGTGACAAGAATGCCAGCCCACAAATTACTAGAATGTACAGTGAATGAAGTAGAAGATGTGAAAATTGTGCTCAAAATCCTCCCTGTTTTTGGCTGCACTATCATGCTCAACTGCTGCCTAGCTCAGCTTTCCACATTCTCAGTCCAACAGGCAGCCTCCATGGACACAAAACTCGGATCGTTTAAAGTACCTCCTGCATCTCTCCCTGTGTTCCCTGTCATCTTCATAATGATTCTTGCACCAGTATATGACCATTTAATCATCCCATTTGCGCGTAAAGTAACTAAAACAGAGACGGGGATCTCTCATCTACAACGCATTGGAATAGGGCTAGTCCTTTCCATTGTCGCCATGGGAATAGCAGCTCTTGTGGAGATTAAACGGAAAAGAGTTGCGACTGATACTGGCCTAGACACTACCCAGCCATTGCCAATAACATTCTTCTGGATTGCTTTTCAGTACCTGTGTCTTGGCTCAGCTGATCTTTTCAGCCTAGCTGGTTTGTTGGAATTCTTCTTCACAGAAGCTCCGAGTAGCATGAGATCGTTGGCCACTTCTTTGTCTTGGGCATCACTCGCAATGGGTTACTTTCTAAGCACAGTAATCGTTTCCATAGTGAATAGTGCGACAGGCAGCGCGAAGAACAAGCCATGGCTCTCTGGTCCTAATCTGAATCACTATCATCTGGAGAGATTTTACTGGCTAATGTGTGCACTCAGCATACTGAATTTTCTGCACTATCTTTTCTGGGCAAACCGCTACAAGTATAAAGCCCTTAACAAGGGTTAG
- the LOC108199515 gene encoding vesicle-associated membrane protein 721, protein MGQKSLIYAFVARGTVVLAEYTEFSGNFTTVAQQCLQKLPSTNNRYTYTCDGHTFNYILHDGYSYCVVAVESVGTQTPIAFLERVKDQFEKRYRAGEAEAVAPKGLNKEFGHKLKEQMQYCMDHPDEVSKISKVQAQVSEVKGVMLESIEKVLDRGEKIELLVDKSENLRSEAQDFRVQGTKLKRNMWLQNMKMKLIALAVLGAIILIIVLSICHGKC, encoded by the exons ATGGGACAGAAGTCACTCATCTACGCATTCGTGGCGCGAGGAACGGTGGTCCTTGCTGAGTACACGGAGTTCTCCGGCAATTTCACCACCGTGGCACAGCAGTGTCTGCAAAAGCTTCCTTCAACAAACAATAGATATACCTACACATGTGATGGCCACACTTTCAATTACATCCTACATGATGGATACT CATACTGCGTTGTTGCAGTTGAGTCTGTTGGCACGCAGACTCCCATTGCGTTTCTAGAGCGAGTTAAGGATCAGTTTGAGAAAAGATACAGAGCAGGGGAGGCTGAAGCAGTTGCACCAAAAGGCTTAAATAAAGAATTTGG TCATAAACTGAAAGAGCAGATGCAGTACTGTATGGATCATCCAGATGAAGTCAGCAAGATTTCCAAGGTGCAAGCTCAAGTTTCCGAGGTCAAGGGGGTGATGTTGGAGAGTATTGAGAAG GTTCTTGACCGCGGAGAGAAGATTGAGTTGCTGGTGGATAAATCTGAGAATCTTCGATCAGAG GCACAAGATTTCCGGGTACAGGGAACCAAGCTGAAGAGGAATATGTGGCTCCAGAACATGAAGATGAAATTGATTGCTTTGGCTGTCCTTGGCGCTATAATTTTGATCATTGTTCTGTCTATATGCCATGGCAAGTGCTGA
- the LOC108199514 gene encoding protein SULFUR DEFICIENCY-INDUCED 1-like, whose translation MMKGKLSTMKMSFPRKEETEQELYHVIHKLPSGDSPYVRAKHLQLVEKDPEGAIVLFWKAINCGDRVDSALKDMALVMKQQDRAEEAIEAIKSFRQLCSKQTQESLDNVLIDLYKKCGKLEEQIEMLKQKLRMIYQGEAFNGKPTKTARSHGRKFQVTIKQETSRILGNLGWAYMQQKNYPAAEVVYRKAQEIDPDANKACNLSLCLSKQERYPEAKHILDEILQGKLIGSDDLKSINRAKELLKELEPWQFVPSPLLCAEISLEDAFLEGLDQLISKRTQFRSRRLPIFEEISANRDQLAC comes from the exons ATGATGAAAGGCAAGTTGAGTACGATGAAGATGAGCTTCCCAAGAAAAGAAGAGACAGAACAAGAGCTTTATCATGTTATTCACAAACTACCTTCTGGTGACAGTCCTTATGTCAGAGCCAAGCATCTTCAA TTGGTAGAAAAAGATCCAGAGGGTGCAATTGTGTTGTTCTGGAAAGCCATAAATTGCGGGGATAGAGTAGATAGCGCGCTCAAAGACATGGCATTGGTTATGAAACAACAAGATAGGGCGGAAGAAGCAATTGAAGCTATCAAATCTTTCAGGCAGCTCTGTTCTAAACAAACCCAAGAATCATTAGACAATGTGCTGATTGACTTATATAAG AAATGTGGGAAATTAGAGGAGCAGATTGAAATGCTAAAGCAGAAACTTCGGATGATTTACCAAGGAGAAGCTTTTAACGGAAAACCTACTAAAACAGCTCGTTCCCATGGACGAAAATTCCAGGTGACAATCAAGCAAGAGACATCCAGAATACTG GGAAACTTAGGATGGGCTTACATGCAACAAAAGAACTACCCGGCTGCAGAGGTAGTATACCGGAAAGCACAGGAGATAGACCCAGATGCCAATAAAGCTTGTAATTTGTCCCTATGCCTAAGCAAGCAAGAACGATATCCAGAGGCTAAGCATATTCTTGATGAAATATTACAAGGTAAGCTCATAGGATCTGATGACCTGAAGTCAATAAATCGTGCTAAAGAACTACTGAAGGAGTTAGAGCCATGGCAGTTCGTGCCATCACCACTGTTATGTGCAGAAATAAGTTTGGAGGATGCTTTTCTAGAGGGTCTCGACCAGTTAATCAGCAAGAGAACACAGTTTAGATCAAGAAGGCTTCCAATATTTGAGGAAATATCAGCAAATAGAGATCAACTCGCATGCTGA
- the LOC108199513 gene encoding aspartate--tRNA ligase 2, cytoplasmic, producing MDPQEDQTKKPSKKEAAKAERLRRKQELAAASAAAAGVSSVSIDEADPLASNYGEIPLIELQSKSIAVQQWTEIGSLGESLKESSVLIRGRVHSIRAVSKKMVFVVVREKGFTVQCVLTVKPEVVSLQMVKFVTNLNKESFVDVEGVVSVPASPLKATTQQVEIQVSKVYCVNKALPTLPINIEDAARSESEIEAALQAGEQFVRVNQDTRLNNRVLDLRTPANQGIFRIQYQVEKIFRHFLEDEGFVGIHTPKLMGGSSEGGSAVFRLQYKGGVPACLAQSPQLHKQMSICGDFARVFEVGPVFRAEDSFTHRHLCEFTGLDVEMEIKQHYSEVMDIVDRLFVAMFDHLKQNCQKLLEAVGKQYPFEPLVYLPKTLRLTFQEGVQMLKEAGVEVDPLGDLNTEAERRLGQLVFEKYKTQFYILHRYPLAVRPFYTMPCPDDNAYSNSFDVFIRGEEIISGAQRVHVPEFLEERAKACGIDVKTISTYIDSFRYGAPPHGGFGVGLERVVMLYCNLNNIRKTSLFPRDPQRIAP from the exons ATGGACCCACAAGAAGACCAAACCAAGAAGCCCTCCAAGAAGGAGGCCGCGAAAGCCGAGCGTCTCCGCCGCAAGCAAGAACTCGCCGCCGCATCCGCCGCCGCCGCCGGCGTCTCCTCCGTCTCCATCGACGAAGCCGACCCTCTCGCCTCCAATTACGGCGAGATTCCACTAATTGAGCTGCAATCCAAGTCTATTGCCGTTCAGCAATGGACCGAGATCGGGTCGCTTGGAGAAAGCTTGAAAGAGTCGAGCGTGTTGATCAGGGGAAGGGTCCATAGTATTCGAGCCGTGTCAAAGAAGATGGTGTTTGTGGTTGTGAGAGAGAAGGGGTTCACGGTGCAGTGTGTGTTGACGGTGAAGCCGGAAGTTGTTAGTCTACAGATGGTTAAGTTTGTCACAAATTTGAATAAGGAGTCGTTTGTCGATGTCGAAGGAGTTGTCTCTGTTCCGGCTTCTCCGCTTAAGGCCACCACTCAGCAG GTGGAAATTCAAGTTAGTAAGGTTTATTGCGTCAACAAGGCTCTACCAACATTGCCTATAAATATTGAGGATGCAGCTAGAAGTGAATCGGAAATTGAAGCGGCTTTACAG GCTGGTGAACAGTTTGTTCGTGTTAATCAGGATACCCGTTTGAACAACAGGGTTCTTGATTTGCGCACACCTGCTAATCAAGGGATCTTTCGCATCCAGTACCAAGTTGAAAAG ATTTTCCGGCACTTTCTGGAGGATGAGGGTTTTGTTGGTATCCATACACCAAAATTAATGGGAGGCTCTAGTGAAGGTGGCTCAGCAGTTTTCAGGTTACAGTACAAAGGAGGGGTACCTGCTTGCTTGGCACAGTCACCTCAGCTTCACAAGCAAATGTCAATCTGTGGTGATTTTGCGCGTGTTTTTGAAGTTGGTCCAGTTTTTAGGGCCGAGGACTCTTTCACACACAGACATTTATGTGAGTTTACCGGacttgatgttgagatggagaTTAAGCAACACTATTCTGAG GTTATGGATATTGTGGATCGGCTTTTTGTTGCAATGTTTGACCATTTGAAACAAAATTGCCAAAAATTGCTTGAAGCAGTTGGGAAGCAATACCCATTTGAGCCTTTAGTG TACTTGCCAAAAACTCTCCGACTCACATTTCAAGAAGGGGTTCAGATGTTAAAG GAAGCAGGGGTTGAAGTTGATCCCCTTGGTGACCTTAACACAGAGGCTGAAAGAAGACTTGGACAGCTTGTTTTTGAAAA GTACAAAACTCAGTTCTATATACTTCACCGCTATCCATTAGCTGTTCGACCATTCTATACTATGCCTTGCCCGGATGATAATGCATATAGCAATTCATTTGATGTCTTCATTCGAG GAGAAGAAATAATATCAGGAGCTCAGCGTGTCCATGTTCCTGAGTTTTTAGAAGAACGTGCAAAAGCTTGTGGGATAGATGTCAAGACAATATCAACATATATTGATTCATTTAG GTATGGCGCTCCTCCCCATGGAGGGTTTGGAGTGGGATTGGAGCGCGTGGTGATGCTGTACTGCAACCTCAACAACATCCGCAAGACATCACTTTTTCCACGTGACCCACAAAGGATTGCTccttaa